DNA sequence from the Gordonia polyisoprenivorans genome:
AAGCCGGTCGTTTCCGGTGGTCGAGGTCCGCGTGTCGTCCCGGACGGAGTCCGCCAAATCGTCCCGGACGGAGTCCGCCAAATCGTCCCGGACGGAGTCCGCCAAATCGTCCCGGACGGAGTCCGCCAAGCGTCTACGACACGTTGTAGGCCCCACTGGGACGCGCGCGTGCCGGTGGGCTAGATTGATCACACAACCTGGTGGTGCGGGCGGTTTCGTGCCGTTCGAGGAACACCGATCGAAAGGATGTCATGGATAGCGCCATGGTCGGTATCGGAGTCGTGGTCACGGTCATCTGCGTCGTGATGGTCGTGCTCTGTGTCGTCTCGATGATGTTCTCGTCCGGCCTGAAATACCCGAAGGTGCAGGAGTACACGCTCGACCAGGAGTGGACGCGCCAGCCGTTGCTGTTCAGCGCCACCGAGATCGAGCCGATGGCACTGCCGCACCACGCGGGACCGACCGATGTGGATGGAGGCTCGGCCAGTGGCAAGTGGTGAAGTGACTCAGGCCGGCACGCCCGGCGCCGCGCAGGGCGGCAACGTCAAGCTGTCGCCGACCACCGCGCTCCCGATGGGAACGGTGATCACCAACAGCGGCCGCGTCTCGGCGACCCGGTTTCCCGGTCAGGCACCGAGCACCCCGCCGTTCTCGCAGCGAGATCTGATCGACCTCGACGACGCCCTCAAGGCCGCCAGCGAGAAGGCCCTCGTGCGGTTCTCGGTCTATATCGGTGAGCTCGGTGAGGACGCCGTCGCCGACGCGCGCGCTGTCCTCGCCCAGGCTCCCGAGCCCGCCAACGGCGCTTTGATCGCCGTGTCACCCAACACCCACGACGTCGTCGTCGTGTCCGGTGCACGGGTGGCCGACCGGGTCAACGATCGGGTTGCCCAGCTCGGTGTGACCGCCGCGATCGGCAGCTTCCGCTCCGGTCAGCTCATCGATGGGCTGATCGCCGCGCTGCACGTCGTCGCGACCGCTGCCGCACCTTCCTGATCGCCGGATCTCGTTTCTTCTCGCCGATGCGGGGCTCCCCACCAGGAGCCCCGCATCGGCGTTTTCGGTGGATGTGTCCGCGCCGGGGGGCACCCGGAGGGCCTTCACGACGAACCATTGCGTGCCGACACCGGCGCCGGTCACTCCTGGTGGGAGTGACCGGCGCCGGCTTCTCGTGGCACCCGAGTCGGTGCCACCGTCGTTCAGCGAGCGGCGAGTTCCTTCTCGGTGACGATGGTGTCGTCGTGTGTGCCGGGCCGGTCGATCGGTTCCTCGTCGACCATGTCCTGCTCGTTGAACGGGTCTCGGCCGGCGAGTACCTCTTCGACGCGCGCCTTGTCGACGGTTCCGGTCCACGAGCCGACCAGCAGGGTGGCCACGGCATTACCGGAGAAGTTGGTGACCGCACGCGCCTCCGACATGAAGCGGTCGATCCCGACGATGAGGCCGACGCCGTCGAGCATCTCCGGTCGGTGGGCCTGCAGTCCGCCCGCGAGGGTGGCCAGGCCGGCGCCGCTGACACCGGCGGCACCCTTGGAGGCGATGATCATGAACGCCAGGAGCCCGATCTGCTCCGGGATCGACAGCGGATCGCCCATGGCGTCGGCGATGAACAGTGAGGCCATGGTCAGGTAGATCGCGGTGCCGTCGAGATTGAACGAATAGCCGGTCGGCACCACGACACCGACGGTGGTCTTCTCGACACCGAGGTGTTCCATCTTGGCGATCAGCCGGGGCAGCGCGGACTCCGACGACGAGGTCGCGAAGATCAGGATGTACTCGCGGGCCAGGTACCGGACCAGCTTGAAGATCGACACCCCCGCCGAGGTCTTGAGCAGCACTCCCAGCACACCGAACACGAACACCAGGCAGGTCAGGTAGAACGCGACCATGAGCACCAGCAGCTGGCCCACCGCGGCCCAGCCGGTCTGGCCGACGACGTTGGCGATCGCACCGAACGCGCCGATCGGGGCGACCCACAGGATCATGGTGAGGACCTTGAACACCAGCTTCTGGAAGTAGGCCACGGCGTTGAGGATGGGTTCTCCCGTGCGCCCCATGGCCTGGATGGCGAAGCCGACGAGCAGTGCCACGAACAGTGCCTGCAGCACGCTGCCCTCGGTGAGCGACGACAGCAGCGAGGTGGGGATGATGCCCTCGATGAACTCCATGGTCCCGCCCGATTCGTGGGCCTTCTCCGCCAGCTCTGCGCCCTGACCGGCCACCGCCGAGATGTTGAGGCCGGTGCCGGGCTTGATGAGATTGCCCACGACCAGGCCGATCGCCAGGGCGACGGTCGACATCACCAGGAAGTAGACGAAGGCCAGTCCGCCGACCTTGCCGACGGTGGCGGCCTTACGGACCGATCCGATGCCCAGGACGATGGTGCAGAAGATCACCGGCGCGATCATCATCTTGATGAGGGCGACGAACATGGTGCCCAGCACGCCGATGTCCTTGCCCACCTCCGGCCAGATCAGTCCGACGGCCACGCCTGCGATCACCGCGATGATCACCGAGATGTAGAGCCAATGGGTGCGGTCCCGCTTCTTGCGCGGGGTGGCCGGGAAATCGTCGGTGCCCGCCGCGTTCGACCTGATGTTCATCAGTGAGTCCTTTCTCGTCCCGCCCTCGCGTACGGCGATGGGAGGTGCTGATCGAGAATTCTTCGGTCT
Encoded proteins:
- the ctaJ gene encoding aa3-type cytochrome oxidase subunit CtaJ, whose translation is MDSAMVGIGVVVTVICVVMVVLCVVSMMFSSGLKYPKVQEYTLDQEWTRQPLLFSATEIEPMALPHHAGPTDVDGGSASGKW
- a CDS encoding DUF5130 domain-containing protein, with amino-acid sequence MASGEVTQAGTPGAAQGGNVKLSPTTALPMGTVITNSGRVSATRFPGQAPSTPPFSQRDLIDLDDALKAASEKALVRFSVYIGELGEDAVADARAVLAQAPEPANGALIAVSPNTHDVVVVSGARVADRVNDRVAQLGVTAAIGSFRSGQLIDGLIAALHVVATAAAPS
- a CDS encoding cation:dicarboxylate symporter family transporter — encoded protein: MNIRSNAAGTDDFPATPRKKRDRTHWLYISVIIAVIAGVAVGLIWPEVGKDIGVLGTMFVALIKMMIAPVIFCTIVLGIGSVRKAATVGKVGGLAFVYFLVMSTVALAIGLVVGNLIKPGTGLNISAVAGQGAELAEKAHESGGTMEFIEGIIPTSLLSSLTEGSVLQALFVALLVGFAIQAMGRTGEPILNAVAYFQKLVFKVLTMILWVAPIGAFGAIANVVGQTGWAAVGQLLVLMVAFYLTCLVFVFGVLGVLLKTSAGVSIFKLVRYLAREYILIFATSSSESALPRLIAKMEHLGVEKTTVGVVVPTGYSFNLDGTAIYLTMASLFIADAMGDPLSIPEQIGLLAFMIIASKGAAGVSGAGLATLAGGLQAHRPEMLDGVGLIVGIDRFMSEARAVTNFSGNAVATLLVGSWTGTVDKARVEEVLAGRDPFNEQDMVDEEPIDRPGTHDDTIVTEKELAAR